The following proteins come from a genomic window of Halictus rubicundus isolate RS-2024b chromosome 8, iyHalRubi1_principal, whole genome shotgun sequence:
- the Shmt gene encoding serine hydroxymethyl transferase, translated as MLRNWSNLNRRSLQLVEDLLISRMQRIKERVTQGYPPELFKVSNRNLYISSTCCTPKLNMPNLLHSNVWESDPELFELMKQEKNRQKHSLELIASENFTTLSVLQCLSSCLHNKYSEGLPGQRYYGGNEYIDEIELLAQKRALEAFNLNPEEWGCNVQPYSGSPANFAVYTGLIEPHGRIMGLDLPDGGHLTHGFFSASKKVSATSIFFESMPYKVDPQTGLIDYEKLAETARLFKPKIIIAGVSCYSRCLDYKRFREIADEHNAYLFSDMAHISGLVAAGVIPSPFEYSDVVSTTTHKTLRGPRAGVIFFRKGVRSIGKDGKNIMYDIEDRINNAVFPGLQGGPHNHAIAGIATAMKQAKTPEFVQYQKQIVNNAKRLCSGLQKHGYKISSEGTDVHMLLVNLRPAGLTGAKAEKILEEISIACNKNTVPGDKSAVNCSGIRLGTPAITTRGLVEEDIDKVVDFIHRALLLAKEVTKISGPKVVDFKRVLSTDECIKQKVLALKDEVETFCSQFPLPGHETY; from the exons ATGCTTCGGAATTGGTCAAATTTAAATCGGCGCAGTCTTCAATTGGTTGAAGATCTGCTAATCTCTCGAATGCAGCGTATAAAAGAACGTGTTACTCAAGGGTACCCACCAGAACTGTTTAAAGTTTCAAATCGTAACCTATATATATCGTCCACCTGTTGCACGCCGAAACTC AACATGCCAAACCTACTTCATAGTAATGTTTGGGAATCAGACCCAGAACTTTTTGAATTGATGAAGCAGGAGAAAAACAGGCAAAAACATAGCCTTGAGTTAATTGCTAGTGAAAATTTTACAACCCTCAGTGTACTTCAGTGCTTAAGTTCTTGTCTTCATAATAAATATAGCGAAGGTTTACCTGGACAAAG atattatggaggaaatgAATATATCGATGAAATAGAATTGTTAGCACAAAAGCGTGCTTTAGAAGCATTTAATTTAAATCCAGAGGAATGGGGTTGCAATGTACAGCCATACTCAGGAAGCCCAGCTAATTTTGCTGTCTATACAGGTTTAATTGAGCCTCATGGCCGTATAATGGGATTAGATCTCCCTGATGGAGGCCATCTTACTCATG gTTTCTTTAGTGCATCTAAGAAAGTTTCAGcaacatcaatattttttgaATCGATGCCGTATAAAGTAGATCCTCAAACTGGTCTCATTGATTACGAAAAGTTAGCTGAAACTGCAAGATTATTTAAGCCAAAAATTATAATAGCAGGTGTATCCTGCTACAGCAGATGTTTAGATTACAAGCGGTTCAGAGAAATAGCAGATGAACATAATGCTTATTTATTTAGTGATATGGCTCACATATCAGGACTGGTTGCTGCTGGAGTAATTCCTAGTCCATTTGAATATAGCGATGTTGTATCGACAACTACTCATAAAACTTTGAG AGGGCCTCGAGCCGGTGTTATTTTCTTCCGTAAAGGAGTTAGAAGTATTGGGAAAGATGGCAAAAATATTATGTAtgacatagaagataggattaaTAATGCAGTATTCCCAGGcctacagggtggtccacataACCATGCAATTGCAGGCATTGCTACAGCAATGAAACAAGCTAAAACTCCAGAATTTGTTCAATATCaaaaacaaattgtaaataatGCTAAGAGACTCTGTTCAGGACTTCAGAAGCATGGCTATAAAATTAGTTCAGAGGGTACAGATGTACACATGCTTCTAGTAAATTTACGGCCTGCAGGTCTTACAGGAGCCAAAGCAgaaaaaattttagaagaaatttCTATTGCCTGCAACAAAAATACTGTACCCGGCGACAAAAGTGCAGTGAATTGTAGTGGTATTAGACTTGGTACACCAGCAATAACTACTCGCGGTTTGGTCGAGGAAGATATTGATAAAGTTGTTGATTTCATACACAGAG cGTTATTGCTTGCCAAGGAAGTAACAAAGATTTCTGGGCCCAAAGTTGTTGATTTCAAAAGGGTACTGAGTACAGATGAAtgtataaaacaaaaagttttaGCTTTAAAGGATGAAGTAGAAACATTCTGCTCTCAATTTCCCTTGCCCGGTCATGAAACATATTAG
- the LOC143356035 gene encoding Golgi to ER traffic protein 4 homolog: MVPIVNAEERNIANSVNMASQYNHGVQRVLAKLEASINSKNFYEAHQMYRTLYSRYLRQNKHSELLRLLFTGSKILLEHEQYASGADLGILFVNVLRQSKTKPSSWYFEKITLLFSLMSPSSPERDTFIQSALRWSITDKEYNTGHPDLHQKIAVTFWKEKNYIMAKQHFIHSEDGSGCAEMLIEYHVRRGYTNEVDLFIAQAVLQYLCLQNKATAQEVFNSYTSQHPKINSGPPYLLPLLNFLFFLLKTIDSGKLAVFTVLCQQYQISLNRDPCYRQYLDKIGQLFFNIPLPRPRNQGLFGSLLQSFFNNVEDEDSDDEQRNTASTSHTAQELD; encoded by the exons ATGGTACCAATTGTAAACGCAGAGGAAAGAAATATTGCAAACAGCGTAAACATGGCCTCGCAGTACAATCACGGTGTTCAGCGAGTTTTAGCAAAATTAGAAGCGTCtataaattcgaaaaatttttatgaagCTCATCAAATGTATAGAACTTTATATTCTAG ATATCTTAGACAGAATAAGCATTCGGAACTTTTGAGATTACTGTTTACAGGATCGAAAATTTTATTAGAGCATGAACAA tATGCTAGTGGAGCAGATTTaggaattttatttgtaaatgtCTTAAGacaatcgaaaacaaaaccttcGTCAtggtattttgaaaaaattacattattatttaGTTTAATGAGCCCTTCATCACCTGAAAGAGACACATTTATACAATCTGCCCTACGATGGAGCATAACGGACAAAGAATACAATACAGGTCATCCCGATTTACATCAAAAAATAGCAGTAACATTTTGGAAAG aaaaaaattatataatggCAAAACAGCATTTCATACATAGCGAAGATGGTTCTGGATGTGCAGAAATGCTGATTGAATATCATGTGCGACGTGGTTACACGAATGAAGTAGATCTTTTTATTGCTCAGGCAGTTTTGCA ATACCTGTGCTTACAAAACAAAGCAACTGCTCAAGAAGTTTTTAATTCTTATACTTCACAACATCCAAAAATAAACAGTGGTCCACCATATCTTCTTCCATtactgaattttttattttttctattgAAAACAATTGATAG TGGTAAACTCGCTGTATTCACAGTACTTTGCCAACAATATCAAATATCTCTAAACAGAGATCCATGTTATCGACAGTACTTAGATAAAATAGGGCaattgttttttaatattccatTGCCACGTCCACGCAATCAGGGACTGTTTGGTTCTCTTttacaatcattttttaataatgtagaGGACGAAGATTCAGACGATGAACAGAGAAATACAGCTTCAACTTCACATACAGCACAAGAACTCGACTGA
- the LOC143356033 gene encoding uncharacterized protein LOC143356033 isoform X1, whose translation MDLAETMKNIVAKGMQTEMGPPGGGSGYPGTPSSAGYVTEKMYMLLQAYLQNKGWNPSIELLQCFSEFKDASMIPSGAYLQMMASRIALDSQGRLVLRENGKIILPYEHFANAVMLKHMNGPHGLHLGLEGTVRAVMESYTIGRECFGMEKDFIIEVVQNCPNPACRYYKNQLELTQKMGHMPPTYIQDNETTASLLRSSFPHNTDFQATLSGANPNTHMGAGSTTDLSEIRGAGNQINLQRPPSRPSLNIPHRPVSQEKKVTTGKQHYESLVPTISMTDHKLTDFLRTNLDNLDNLSPFGLGNLQGIGNANKDLLALHNGAWPLENEKGSRSSTNSEGGQEKIVRAFAEVMKNMARMKACVRPAMCKPYGKQSEALQKTLVDTIQLVQSLRSFLPPPQIPVSSWKSEDKHRLDHTGTPYLPPLVGHFRVHPEWINEPSDMGSDWSNA comes from the exons ATGGACTTGGCAGAAACTATGAAAAATATAGTTGCCAAAGGTATGCAAACCGAAATGGGACCACCAGGCGGAGGTTCTGGTTACCCTGGTACACCTAGTAGTGCTGGTTATGTTACGGAGAAGATGTACATGTTATTACAAGCATATCTTCAAAATAAAGGTTGGAATCCAAGCATTGAACTTCTTCAATGTTTTTCTGAATTCAAGGATGCGTCTATGATACCGAGTGGTGCTTATTTGCA GATGATGGCATCGAGAATAGCTTTGGACTCTCAGGGTAGGCTAGTCCTTAGAGAAAATGGAAAGATAATATTACCCTATGAACATTTTGCAAATGCTGTGATGTTAAAGCACATGAATGGTCCACATGGTTTACATTTGGGATTAGAAGGTACAGTTAGAGCTGTTATGGAATCGTACACTATTGGACGAGAATGTTTTGGTATGGAAAAAGATTTTATAATAGAAGTGGTACAAAATTGTCCAAACCCTGCGTGTCGTTATTATAAAAATCAATTGGAACTAACACAAAAAATGGGACATATGCCACCAACGTATATACAAGATAATGAAACGACTGCTTCTCTTTTACGTAGTAGTTTTCCTCATAATACAGATTTTCAGGCA ACCTTAAGTGGTGCTAATCCAAATACTCATATGGGAGCAGGATCTACTACAGATTTGTCAGAAATTAGAGGTGCTGGAAATCAAATAAATCTTCAACGTCCTCCAAGCCGTCCATCATTAAATATTCCACATCGACCTGTATCGCAAGAAAAAAAAGTTACCACTGGAAAACAACATTATGAATCTTTAGTACCTACTATTTCAATGACAGATCATAAATTAACAGATTTCTTAAGAACAAATTTGGATAATTTGGACAATCTCAGCCCTTTTGGTTTAGGTAACTTACAAGGAATAGGAAATGCAAATAAGGATTTGTTAGCTTTACATAATGGAGCTTGGCCTTTGGAAAATGAGAAAGGCTCTCGGTCATCTACAAATTCAGAAG GTGGACAAGAGAAAATTGTTAGGGCTTTTGCAGAGGTTATGAAAAATATGGCACGAATGAAGGCTTGTGTACGTCCTGCGATGTGTAAACCTTATGGAAAACAATCGGAAGCTTtgcaaaaaa CATTGGTTGATACTATACAGCTGGTGCAATCATTGCGAAGTTTTCTGCCACCCCCGCAAATTCCTGTTTCAAGCTGGAAAAGTGAAGATAAACATCGATTAGATCATACGGGTACACCTTATCTCCCCCCCTT AGTGGGACATTTCAGAGTACACCCTGAATGGATTAATGAACCGAGTGACATGGGATCTGATTGGAGCAACGCTTAA
- the LOC143356033 gene encoding uncharacterized protein LOC143356033 isoform X2, whose product MDLAETMKNIVAKGMQTEMGPPGGGSGYPGTPSSAGYVTEKMYMLLQAYLQNKGWNPSIELLQCFSEFKDASMIPSGAYLQMMASRIALDSQGRLVLRENGKIILPYEHFANAVMLKHMNGPHGLHLGLEGTVRAVMESYTIGRECFGMEKDFIIEVVQNCPNPACRYYKNQLELTQKMGHMPPTYIQDNETTASLLRSSFPHNTDFQATLSGANPNTHMGAGSTTDLSEIRGAGNQINLQRPPSRPSLNIPHRPVSQEKKVTTGKQHYESLVPTISMTDHKLTDFLRTNLDNLDNLSPFGLGNLQGIGNANKDLLALHNGAWPLENEKGSRSSTNSEGGQEKIVRAFAEVMKNMARMKACVRPAMCKPYGKQSEALQKTLVDTIQLVQSLRSFLPPPQIPVSSWKSEDKHRLDHTGTPYLPPLKAGGLEELCEQRKLD is encoded by the exons ATGGACTTGGCAGAAACTATGAAAAATATAGTTGCCAAAGGTATGCAAACCGAAATGGGACCACCAGGCGGAGGTTCTGGTTACCCTGGTACACCTAGTAGTGCTGGTTATGTTACGGAGAAGATGTACATGTTATTACAAGCATATCTTCAAAATAAAGGTTGGAATCCAAGCATTGAACTTCTTCAATGTTTTTCTGAATTCAAGGATGCGTCTATGATACCGAGTGGTGCTTATTTGCA GATGATGGCATCGAGAATAGCTTTGGACTCTCAGGGTAGGCTAGTCCTTAGAGAAAATGGAAAGATAATATTACCCTATGAACATTTTGCAAATGCTGTGATGTTAAAGCACATGAATGGTCCACATGGTTTACATTTGGGATTAGAAGGTACAGTTAGAGCTGTTATGGAATCGTACACTATTGGACGAGAATGTTTTGGTATGGAAAAAGATTTTATAATAGAAGTGGTACAAAATTGTCCAAACCCTGCGTGTCGTTATTATAAAAATCAATTGGAACTAACACAAAAAATGGGACATATGCCACCAACGTATATACAAGATAATGAAACGACTGCTTCTCTTTTACGTAGTAGTTTTCCTCATAATACAGATTTTCAGGCA ACCTTAAGTGGTGCTAATCCAAATACTCATATGGGAGCAGGATCTACTACAGATTTGTCAGAAATTAGAGGTGCTGGAAATCAAATAAATCTTCAACGTCCTCCAAGCCGTCCATCATTAAATATTCCACATCGACCTGTATCGCAAGAAAAAAAAGTTACCACTGGAAAACAACATTATGAATCTTTAGTACCTACTATTTCAATGACAGATCATAAATTAACAGATTTCTTAAGAACAAATTTGGATAATTTGGACAATCTCAGCCCTTTTGGTTTAGGTAACTTACAAGGAATAGGAAATGCAAATAAGGATTTGTTAGCTTTACATAATGGAGCTTGGCCTTTGGAAAATGAGAAAGGCTCTCGGTCATCTACAAATTCAGAAG GTGGACAAGAGAAAATTGTTAGGGCTTTTGCAGAGGTTATGAAAAATATGGCACGAATGAAGGCTTGTGTACGTCCTGCGATGTGTAAACCTTATGGAAAACAATCGGAAGCTTtgcaaaaaa CATTGGTTGATACTATACAGCTGGTGCAATCATTGCGAAGTTTTCTGCCACCCCCGCAAATTCCTGTTTCAAGCTGGAAAAGTGAAGATAAACATCGATTAGATCATACGGGTACACCTTATCTCCCCCCCTT AAAGGCTGGAGGTTTAGAAGAGTTATGCGAACAACGCAAGCTAGACTAA